The following proteins come from a genomic window of Pirellula staleyi DSM 6068:
- a CDS encoding sigma-70 family RNA polymerase sigma factor yields MNSGYLNSTIEELRDQQVRFAPRDKKLEQISRAERLLQELDKSRSYSYEYLCFRITDYRPEAAPAATMSGQAAIHDLRLFVEDMSDSANIHVEDAGEPVHTVEDLTKMFNVSSKTIARWREQGLVSRRFVFDGRRKRVGFLRSSVERFVNQNEERVRRGEKFSQLTDDEKVEIVERARRLVQAGGCPSEVARRVARHVNRSVETVRYTLKQFDQQNPEQAVFPQQTGTLTDDIKQRIYQQFRRGESVDVLARRYCRTRTTVYRVYNEMRARRIFELPLDFMMHESFKQPGIEKEILGPMPTSDAPAKKVRTPSGLPPYLAALYEVPLLMREQEYHLFRKFNYLKFKATALRDKLDPASARTSVMDEIEHLYEEAVAVKNSIVQANLRLVVSIAKRHVNGSEDFFGLVSDGNMSLIRAAEKFDFSRGNKFSTYASWAIMKNFARTIPEEFKHRDRFRTSQDELFVAKQDNRSDQLGLEHVQQQRQLQVEKILEKLDEREQKIIISRFGLDHSHEPLTLKEVGHELGVTKERVRQIEARALNKLREAAVLEHIEIPDE; encoded by the coding sequence ATGAATAGTGGCTATCTCAATTCGACAATCGAAGAGCTGCGCGACCAGCAGGTCCGTTTTGCTCCTCGCGACAAAAAGCTGGAACAGATCAGCCGAGCTGAACGTCTGCTCCAAGAACTCGACAAGTCACGTAGCTACAGCTACGAATATCTCTGCTTCCGTATTACGGACTATCGCCCCGAAGCTGCTCCTGCAGCAACCATGTCGGGACAGGCTGCGATCCACGACCTTCGGCTGTTCGTCGAAGACATGTCGGACTCCGCCAATATTCACGTGGAAGATGCTGGGGAACCAGTGCACACGGTGGAAGATCTGACCAAGATGTTCAACGTTTCGAGCAAAACGATTGCTCGCTGGCGTGAACAGGGACTGGTGAGTCGCCGCTTCGTTTTCGATGGTCGCCGCAAGCGTGTTGGTTTTCTTCGCAGCAGTGTCGAACGCTTCGTGAATCAGAACGAAGAACGTGTCCGCCGTGGCGAAAAATTCAGCCAGCTCACCGACGACGAGAAGGTGGAAATTGTGGAGCGCGCTCGCCGCTTGGTGCAAGCTGGCGGATGCCCCTCGGAAGTTGCCCGTCGCGTTGCTCGCCATGTGAATCGTAGCGTCGAAACGGTGCGATATACCCTCAAACAGTTCGACCAGCAGAACCCCGAACAAGCAGTGTTCCCACAGCAAACGGGAACACTCACCGACGATATTAAACAGCGGATTTACCAGCAATTTCGACGCGGCGAATCGGTCGATGTGCTGGCACGTCGCTATTGCCGTACGCGAACCACGGTCTATCGCGTTTATAACGAAATGCGTGCTCGTCGAATTTTCGAGTTGCCACTCGATTTCATGATGCACGAATCGTTTAAACAGCCGGGGATCGAGAAGGAAATTCTGGGGCCGATGCCAACCTCAGACGCACCTGCCAAGAAGGTGCGAACTCCGAGTGGACTCCCTCCTTACCTGGCGGCGCTTTACGAAGTTCCGCTGCTGATGCGCGAGCAAGAGTATCACCTGTTCCGCAAGTTCAACTACCTGAAGTTCAAAGCTACCGCCCTTCGCGACAAGCTCGACCCAGCCTCGGCACGCACCAGCGTGATGGATGAGATCGAGCATCTGTACGAAGAAGCAGTGGCTGTGAAAAACAGCATCGTGCAGGCGAACTTGCGTCTGGTGGTTTCGATTGCCAAGCGGCACGTCAATGGAAGCGAAGACTTCTTCGGTCTGGTGAGCGACGGCAATATGTCGCTGATTCGTGCAGCCGAAAAATTCGACTTCAGCCGCGGCAATAAATTTAGCACCTACGCCAGCTGGGCGATCATGAAGAACTTTGCCCGGACGATTCCGGAAGAGTTCAAGCATCGCGATCGTTTCCGCACGAGCCAAGACGAGCTGTTTGTCGCCAAGCAAGACAACCGCAGCGATCAGCTGGGGCTCGAGCATGTGCAGCAGCAGCGGCAGCTGCAGGTGGAGAAGATCCTCGAGAAACTCGACGAACGCGAACAGAAGATCATCATTAGCCGATTCGGCCTCGACCACAGCCACGAGCCACTGACGCTCAAGGAAGTGGGACATGAACTGGGCGTGACGAAAGAACGCGTTCGCCAAATCGAAGCTCGCGCCCTCAACAAGCTGCGAGAAGCAGCGGTGCTCGAGCACATCGAGATTCCTGACGAATAA
- a CDS encoding DUF2071 domain-containing protein — translation MNTSTTLKRHAEELPIVTADSLPPPVGGVFLRARWQALAMLNYRVDPEILQPHVPAGTELDLWQGEAFVSMVGFLFLDTRVLGIPIPLHRHFPEVNLRFYVRRKSAGQWLRGVTFIRELVPRWAIATVAKLAYNEPYSAVPIEYEVPESLVEGTTDPRLSPSVAYRWKFGGRWNSLSAQASGNRQPLTNGSAEQFIAEHYFGYCAQRDGRTVEYRVEHPSWNAWQVSEANFDCDVAPLYGEKFAPYLREKPASAFIADGSPVAVYKPRMLKRS, via the coding sequence ATGAATACCTCCACAACACTCAAGCGACATGCTGAGGAACTCCCCATTGTGACGGCCGACTCGCTGCCGCCGCCGGTGGGGGGCGTGTTTTTGCGGGCACGCTGGCAAGCCCTGGCGATGCTGAACTATCGGGTCGATCCGGAGATTTTGCAGCCGCACGTTCCGGCCGGAACCGAACTCGACCTGTGGCAGGGCGAGGCCTTCGTCAGCATGGTCGGTTTTCTGTTCCTCGACACCCGCGTGCTTGGGATACCGATTCCGCTGCACCGCCATTTTCCCGAAGTAAACTTGCGTTTCTACGTTCGTCGCAAGTCGGCAGGGCAATGGCTCCGAGGTGTGACGTTCATTCGCGAACTTGTGCCACGCTGGGCCATCGCGACCGTTGCCAAACTGGCCTACAACGAGCCCTACTCGGCCGTTCCAATCGAGTACGAGGTGCCAGAGTCGCTGGTCGAGGGAACGACCGATCCGCGGCTGTCGCCGAGCGTTGCGTACCGCTGGAAATTCGGCGGGCGCTGGAACAGCCTCTCGGCGCAAGCTTCGGGAAATCGGCAACCGCTCACCAATGGCTCTGCCGAGCAGTTCATCGCCGAGCATTATTTCGGCTACTGCGCTCAGCGCGACGGGCGAACGGTGGAATACCGTGTGGAACATCCCTCCTGGAACGCCTGGCAAGTGAGCGAGGCAAATTTCGACTGCGATGTGGCGCCACTTTACGGCGAAAAATTCGCGCCCTACCTGCGTGAGAAACCGGCCTCGGCGTTCATCGCCGACGGCTCCCCCGTCGCGGTCTACAAGCCTCGCATGTTGAAGCGAAGCTAG
- the nusG gene encoding transcription termination/antitermination protein NusG translates to MVEPDSSQGASPDENLQQTGAESATAHSSALPNDEADAVGPTPTDYVPDSAQTDDSADAETDDDEADAPYIHAEPLEFIDESLADKDLKFEWYILKVQVNREDSIKASLLRRINMNGLERFFKDVVVPTEDVAEFTKTGKRRVVKKKIYPGYILVNMVFNDETWFIVRETSGIGDFTGAMGKPTPMDPKDVERILRSSKMLEEDTNQVRTAIPFKVGDRVRVKEGYFQNFEGDIDGIDQANGRVTVMINIFGRSTPVELEHWQIEAV, encoded by the coding sequence ATGGTGGAGCCGGATAGCTCGCAAGGTGCATCGCCCGACGAAAACCTCCAGCAAACTGGAGCAGAGTCGGCCACTGCGCACTCCAGCGCCCTGCCTAACGACGAGGCTGATGCTGTCGGTCCAACTCCCACGGATTACGTTCCCGATAGCGCACAAACCGACGACTCGGCTGACGCAGAGACCGATGACGACGAGGCTGATGCTCCCTACATTCATGCGGAGCCGCTCGAGTTCATCGATGAATCGCTCGCCGATAAAGACCTGAAATTTGAGTGGTACATCCTCAAAGTGCAGGTCAACCGCGAAGACTCGATCAAAGCGTCGCTACTCCGTCGCATCAACATGAACGGCCTCGAGCGGTTCTTTAAAGATGTGGTGGTGCCGACCGAAGATGTGGCCGAATTTACGAAGACCGGAAAACGCCGCGTCGTCAAAAAGAAGATCTACCCAGGCTACATCCTGGTGAACATGGTCTTCAACGACGAAACGTGGTTCATTGTCCGCGAAACTTCGGGCATCGGTGATTTCACTGGCGCGATGGGCAAGCCCACGCCAATGGATCCCAAAGATGTCGAACGGATTCTTCGCTCGAGCAAAATGCTCGAAGAAGATACCAATCAGGTTCGCACCGCAATTCCATTCAAGGTGGGTGATCGCGTGCGAGTGAAGGAAGGCTACTTCCAAAACTTTGAAGGTGACATCGACGGCATCGACCAGGCAAATGGTCGCGTGACGGTGATGATCAATATTTTCGGTCGGAGCACACCGGTCGAACTCGAACATTGGCAGATTGAAGCGGTGTAA
- a CDS encoding secondary thiamine-phosphate synthase enzyme YjbQ, giving the protein MKSLTQELWIEVPQRRAIVSIHRDVERLVAESGISEGLVLVNAMHITASVFINDNESGLHADYDRWLEELVPFNPGSDPAQGGYLHNRTGEDNADAHHKRQIMGREVVVAITKGELHLGPWEHIFYYEFDGRRKKRVLVKIIGE; this is encoded by the coding sequence GTGAAATCCTTGACCCAAGAGCTGTGGATCGAAGTCCCTCAGCGTCGAGCAATCGTCTCGATCCATCGCGATGTCGAGCGGCTAGTCGCAGAAAGCGGCATCTCCGAGGGACTTGTTCTCGTGAATGCCATGCATATCACGGCGAGCGTGTTCATCAACGACAACGAATCGGGACTGCATGCCGACTATGATCGTTGGCTCGAAGAACTGGTCCCCTTTAACCCCGGGAGTGATCCGGCCCAAGGTGGCTACCTTCACAACCGCACCGGCGAAGACAACGCCGACGCTCATCACAAGCGGCAGATCATGGGCCGCGAAGTCGTCGTCGCGATTACCAAGGGCGAGTTACATCTGGGGCCTTGGGAGCATATTTTTTACTACGAGTTTGATGGGCGACGGAAGAAGCGAGTGTTGGTGAAGATTATTGGCGAATGA
- the secE gene encoding preprotein translocase subunit SecE, producing the protein MLKEKAAAPGGVQLILRELVQVGIYKKSQGRITRQLTCLAIWLTFALGAWRLMESGWMNAPLKYAIPGVILAAGLWLGYRLVNLPTFADFLIAVEAEMNKVSWPSRTELVRSSTVVIIVIFGLTIVLFAYDSIWQALLKYVLQVVK; encoded by the coding sequence ATGTTGAAGGAAAAAGCAGCTGCTCCCGGCGGTGTCCAACTGATCCTCCGCGAGCTGGTGCAAGTCGGAATTTACAAAAAGAGCCAAGGGCGAATCACTCGGCAGCTAACCTGCCTAGCGATTTGGCTCACGTTTGCCCTCGGCGCTTGGCGGTTGATGGAATCTGGTTGGATGAACGCTCCCCTGAAGTACGCCATACCTGGCGTGATTCTGGCAGCAGGACTTTGGCTTGGCTATCGCCTTGTCAATCTCCCCACCTTCGCCGACTTCCTCATCGCCGTTGAAGCGGAAATGAACAAAGTTTCGTGGCCATCGCGCACTGAGCTCGTACGGAGCTCGACCGTGGTGATCATCGTGATTTTTGGACTAACGATCGTGCTATTTGCTTACGACTCAATCTGGCAAGCACTGCTGAAATACGTGCTGCAGGTTGTGAAGTAA
- a CDS encoding glycerophosphodiester phosphodiesterase, with product MFCRLLILGILLCSTLASASRATADEPSATKTPLILAHRGGAYEYEENTMEGFRACYERGIRGFETDIRMTRDGVLVILHDDSLDRTHIGAGPVEEKTADELRAITTKNGQKFLLLDELLDYFADKPHVYIELEMKTSNKTLYPDERIAEYCKKLHEQATARKADGSTYLFTSFDHRPIKAIRALDEKAPISIIAGKPLSAEFIELAKSLKATHIACQLNGTSRAMVEEAHKQGLKVNCWPGRAAQDFFLAIGLGVDVHCTDIPIAIQKVKEALP from the coding sequence ATGTTTTGCCGGTTACTGATACTTGGAATTCTGCTTTGCTCGACGCTGGCCAGCGCTTCGCGCGCTACAGCCGACGAACCATCTGCGACGAAAACGCCGCTGATTTTGGCGCATCGGGGCGGCGCGTATGAGTACGAAGAAAACACGATGGAAGGCTTTCGAGCCTGCTACGAGCGGGGCATTCGAGGCTTTGAAACCGACATTCGCATGACCCGCGATGGCGTGCTCGTGATTCTGCACGACGACAGCTTGGACCGGACGCACATCGGCGCCGGACCGGTCGAAGAGAAAACAGCTGACGAACTGCGAGCGATCACGACCAAGAATGGACAGAAGTTTTTGCTTCTCGACGAGTTGCTCGACTATTTCGCCGACAAGCCCCACGTCTACATCGAGCTGGAAATGAAAACGAGCAACAAAACGCTCTACCCCGATGAGCGGATCGCCGAGTACTGCAAGAAACTGCACGAGCAAGCCACCGCTCGCAAAGCCGACGGCTCGACCTACCTGTTTACGTCATTCGACCATCGGCCGATCAAGGCGATTCGCGCACTCGACGAGAAGGCTCCGATTTCGATCATCGCTGGCAAACCATTGTCGGCTGAGTTCATCGAGCTTGCCAAAAGTTTGAAAGCGACGCACATCGCCTGCCAGCTCAACGGCACTTCGCGAGCGATGGTCGAAGAAGCACACAAGCAAGGCTTGAAGGTGAACTGCTGGCCCGGTCGCGCGGCCCAAGATTTTTTCCTTGCTATCGGCCTAGGTGTGGATGTCCACTGCACCGACATCCCGATCGCCATACAGAAGGTGAAAGAGGCTTTGCCGTAA
- a CDS encoding Gfo/Idh/MocA family oxidoreductase has product MPRSLPKVLPGSLHSTRRQFLGGCIAAGAAMAMPIPMVHSQETQRGPSDKLRLAIIGCGGRGGANLGGVSGEEIYALCDTHPASLAGAKKSYPNAVAVSDWRKLIDDPKIDGYVVSTADHHHALVSLAAMKRGKHVYCEKPLSHTVREARLMQEVYRENRGKIATQMGTQIHATDNYRRAVELVQSGMIGAISEAHVWCDRGISKVNPVELPEQPIPEGFDWEAWIGPAAMRPYNGGYWQGGNLNWNRRWEFGNGVLGDMGSHLIDLAYWALDLRYPTSVESVGAPVDEFECPTWQQVTWEHPKREGDAPHHAACKLVWYHGDEGMKRRAAYLQPMIGDDTNLGGWGIGVAFVGEQGVIVADYGKIVVSPGAKFKDAPRPEPTIAPSLGHYNEWLHAAKTGGESLCNFDYSGMLIEHNLLGVVAHRIGKKLEWDAAAFQFTGNAEANALLTKTYRDGWKPEGV; this is encoded by the coding sequence ATGCCACGAAGTTTGCCAAAAGTTCTCCCCGGAAGTCTCCACTCAACGCGCCGCCAGTTCCTGGGTGGTTGCATCGCTGCCGGTGCAGCGATGGCGATGCCAATTCCGATGGTTCACTCGCAAGAGACGCAGCGAGGACCTAGCGATAAACTTCGCCTTGCGATCATCGGCTGCGGCGGGCGTGGCGGCGCAAATCTGGGAGGCGTGAGTGGCGAAGAGATTTACGCCTTGTGCGATACCCATCCAGCATCGCTCGCGGGGGCGAAGAAGTCGTATCCCAATGCCGTGGCTGTGAGCGACTGGCGCAAGCTGATCGACGACCCCAAAATCGATGGCTATGTCGTCTCCACCGCCGACCATCATCACGCGCTCGTTTCGCTTGCTGCGATGAAGCGTGGCAAGCACGTTTACTGCGAAAAGCCACTCTCGCACACGGTTCGCGAAGCGCGATTGATGCAGGAAGTTTATCGCGAAAATCGCGGCAAGATCGCCACCCAAATGGGAACGCAGATTCACGCTACCGACAACTATCGTCGCGCGGTCGAACTGGTGCAGTCGGGGATGATCGGCGCGATCAGCGAAGCCCACGTTTGGTGCGATCGAGGGATCAGCAAGGTGAATCCTGTCGAGCTGCCGGAACAGCCGATTCCCGAAGGATTTGACTGGGAAGCTTGGATCGGACCGGCTGCAATGCGTCCCTACAACGGAGGCTATTGGCAGGGTGGAAACCTCAACTGGAATCGTCGCTGGGAGTTCGGCAACGGCGTGCTTGGCGACATGGGAAGCCACCTGATCGACTTGGCCTACTGGGCGCTCGATCTTCGCTATCCCACGTCCGTGGAAAGCGTTGGTGCTCCGGTCGACGAGTTCGAATGCCCCACCTGGCAGCAAGTCACCTGGGAGCACCCCAAGCGCGAGGGCGATGCGCCGCACCATGCCGCCTGCAAGTTGGTTTGGTATCACGGCGACGAAGGGATGAAACGCCGCGCTGCTTACCTTCAGCCGATGATCGGCGACGACACCAACCTCGGCGGCTGGGGGATTGGCGTCGCCTTCGTCGGCGAGCAAGGCGTGATCGTGGCTGATTACGGGAAGATTGTTGTCAGCCCCGGCGCTAAATTCAAAGATGCACCCCGCCCCGAGCCCACCATCGCCCCTTCGCTGGGCCACTACAACGAATGGCTTCACGCGGCGAAAACCGGTGGCGAGTCGCTCTGCAACTTCGACTACAGCGGCATGCTCATCGAGCACAACTTGCTCGGCGTCGTCGCTCATCGAATCGGCAAAAAGCTCGAGTGGGACGCAGCTGCCTTCCAGTTCACTGGCAACGCCGAAGCCAATGCCCTCCTCACCAAAACCTACCGCGACGGCTGGAAACCTGAGGGGGTTTAA
- a CDS encoding ThuA domain-containing protein: protein MKWALHFSAALAATLALFTSAASAQVVYEGAEGPGKGKHIVLVSGDEEYRSEEACPQLGKILAKHHGFKCTVLFAIDPKDGTINPNVSNIPGLEALGSADLMIIFTRFRDLPDDQMKHVVDYIESGRPIIGIRTSTHAFNIKGGKTYAKYSFNNKDFPGGFGKQVLGETWINHHGNHGSQSTRGIVAPGKESHPILRGIKSGDVWGPSDVYGVVLPLVESDTLVLGQVLTGMKSDDPPVEGKVNDPMMPIAWTRSYKGESGKESRVFTSTIGAATDLLSEGTRRLLVNASFWCVGLEDKIPEKSNVDLVGDYQPLPFKFNGFRPGMKPSDFEMK from the coding sequence ATGAAATGGGCCCTCCATTTTTCGGCGGCACTTGCCGCCACCCTGGCACTCTTTACCTCCGCCGCGTCAGCTCAGGTGGTGTACGAGGGGGCTGAAGGCCCCGGCAAGGGAAAACATATCGTCCTCGTCAGTGGCGACGAAGAATACCGCTCCGAAGAGGCTTGCCCACAACTCGGCAAGATTCTCGCCAAGCATCATGGCTTCAAGTGCACGGTGCTCTTTGCCATCGATCCCAAGGATGGCACGATCAACCCCAACGTCAGCAACATTCCAGGACTCGAAGCGCTGGGAAGTGCCGACTTGATGATCATCTTCACACGCTTCCGCGATCTTCCCGACGATCAAATGAAACATGTGGTCGACTACATCGAGTCGGGTCGCCCGATCATTGGTATCCGCACATCGACCCACGCTTTCAACATCAAAGGTGGCAAGACCTACGCAAAGTACAGCTTCAACAATAAAGATTTCCCTGGTGGATTCGGCAAGCAAGTGCTGGGCGAAACGTGGATCAATCACCACGGCAATCACGGCTCGCAAAGCACGCGTGGCATCGTGGCCCCAGGCAAAGAATCGCATCCGATTTTGCGTGGCATTAAGAGCGGCGATGTGTGGGGACCGAGCGATGTCTATGGCGTAGTCCTGCCGCTCGTCGAAAGCGACACGCTGGTACTGGGACAAGTCCTCACCGGAATGAAATCGGATGATCCACCCGTCGAAGGCAAGGTGAACGACCCGATGATGCCCATCGCCTGGACCCGCAGCTACAAGGGTGAAAGTGGCAAGGAATCGCGAGTCTTTACGTCGACCATTGGTGCTGCGACCGACCTTCTGAGCGAAGGAACCCGTCGCCTGCTAGTCAACGCCAGCTTCTGGTGCGTCGGTCTCGAAGACAAGATTCCTGAGAAGTCGAACGTCGATCTCGTGGGGGACTATCAGCCCCTGCCGTTCAAGTTCAACGGCTTCCGCCCCGGGATGAAACCTAGCGATTTCGAGATGAAATAG
- a CDS encoding secondary thiamine-phosphate synthase enzyme YjbQ, with protein MVVCYAICSGNAMHITASVFINDNESGLHADYDRWLEELVPFNPGSDPAQGGYLHNRTGEDNADAHHKRQIMGREVVVAITDGSLHLGPWEHIFYYEFDGRRRKRVLVKIIGE; from the coding sequence ATGGTAGTGTGTTACGCAATATGTTCAGGGAATGCGATGCACATTACGGCGAGCGTGTTCATCAACGACAACGAATCGGGACTGCATGCCGACTATGATCGTTGGCTCGAAGAACTGGTTCCCTTTAACCCAGGCAGTGATCCGGCCCAAGGAGGCTACCTTCACAATCGCACCGGCGAAGACAATGCCGACGCTCATCACAAACGACAAATCATGGGACGCGAAGTCGTCGTCGCCATCACCGACGGCTCACTCCACCTCGGCCCCTGGGAACATATCTTCTACTACGAGTTCGACGGCCGCCGCAGAAAACGAGTCCTCGTAAAGATCATTGGAGAGTGA
- a CDS encoding SMI1/KNR4 family protein: MSNFKHRIDEIAAVLVDRGVVTRRDLVGCSPSEIEEIEKDVGVPLPDSYREFLARMGRDMGDFYRGTDITYRWLPGMTQAARELVQEDEADIELPADAIAFMMHQGYQFMFIRASEGSDPPVYYYMEMSGEFARKADHLTEFLFRVAHDEW; encoded by the coding sequence ATGTCAAATTTCAAACATCGTATCGACGAGATTGCTGCGGTCCTTGTGGACCGAGGAGTCGTCACGAGACGCGATCTTGTTGGATGCTCGCCGTCTGAAATCGAAGAGATTGAGAAGGACGTCGGCGTGCCATTGCCCGATTCCTACCGCGAGTTTCTCGCAAGAATGGGCCGAGACATGGGGGACTTCTACCGTGGAACAGATATCACGTACCGCTGGCTGCCTGGAATGACCCAAGCGGCTCGTGAGCTTGTGCAGGAGGATGAAGCCGACATTGAGCTGCCGGCAGATGCGATCGCATTCATGATGCATCAGGGATACCAATTCATGTTCATCCGTGCGAGCGAAGGGAGTGATCCCCCTGTGTACTACTACATGGAAATGAGCGGTGAATTCGCACGAAAGGCCGATCACTTGACGGAGTTCCTTTTTCGAGTCGCACATGATGAGTGGTAA
- a CDS encoding ThuA domain-containing protein translates to MSLSRRLFAATGLALMLAMAVNVFAADEKQKALIVDGQNNHGVWPKTTQMMKKYLEETGLFTVDVATTAPQGTDENFKPEFSKYNVVISNYNGANWPEATQKSFIEYVKNGGGFVVIHAANNSFGDWKEYNEMIGIGGWGGRSEKSGPYVYLDEAGKVVRNEEKGSGGHHGPQHPFTVIVRDSEHPITKGMPREWLHAQDELYDKLRGPATSMNILATAFADPAKGGSGRHEPMIFTIEYGKGRIFHTPMGHADYSMECVGFIATLVRGTEWAATGKVTLPIPEDFPKADAVSQRKAEAK, encoded by the coding sequence ATGTCGCTCTCTCGACGCCTCTTTGCGGCCACCGGTTTGGCCCTCATGCTTGCGATGGCCGTTAACGTCTTTGCTGCCGACGAAAAGCAGAAAGCACTCATCGTCGATGGCCAAAACAATCACGGCGTTTGGCCCAAAACCACGCAGATGATGAAAAAGTACCTCGAAGAGACGGGGCTCTTCACCGTCGATGTGGCCACCACCGCTCCGCAGGGAACTGACGAAAACTTCAAGCCCGAGTTCTCGAAGTACAACGTGGTTATCTCGAACTACAACGGCGCTAACTGGCCTGAAGCGACGCAAAAGTCGTTCATCGAGTACGTGAAAAATGGCGGCGGATTTGTTGTCATCCACGCAGCGAACAATTCGTTCGGCGACTGGAAAGAATACAACGAGATGATCGGGATCGGCGGCTGGGGTGGTCGCAGCGAGAAGAGTGGGCCTTATGTCTATCTCGACGAGGCTGGCAAAGTGGTCCGCAACGAAGAAAAAGGGAGCGGCGGACACCACGGTCCCCAGCATCCGTTTACTGTGATCGTGCGTGACAGCGAGCATCCCATCACGAAGGGAATGCCTCGCGAATGGCTACATGCCCAAGACGAGCTGTACGACAAACTACGTGGCCCAGCCACCTCGATGAACATCCTCGCCACCGCGTTTGCTGATCCTGCAAAAGGTGGCAGCGGACGTCACGAACCGATGATTTTTACGATCGAGTACGGAAAGGGGCGCATCTTCCACACCCCGATGGGACACGCCGACTACTCCATGGAATGCGTCGGCTTCATCGCCACACTCGTCCGTGGCACCGAGTGGGCCGCCACTGGCAAGGTGACTCTCCCGATTCCTGAAGATTTTCCCAAGGCCGACGCGGTTAGTCAGCGTAAAGCCGAAGCAAAGTAA
- the tuf gene encoding elongation factor Tu: MAKDTFVRTKPHCNVGTIGHIDHGKTTTTGALLSVQAAKGLAQFKSYSDIAKGGTVRDASKTVTIAVAHVEYETVNRHYAHIDCPGHADFIKNMITGAAQMDGAILVVSAADGPMPQTKEHVLLARQVDVPAIVVFLNKIDLVDDPELLDLVEIEIRELLSKYGFPGDEIPIVRGSALPAYQNPSDPVASKCISDLLDAVDSYIPQPKREEDKPFLMAVEDVFSIEGRGTVATGRIERGVVKVGDEIAVIGLSKEPQKTIVTGIEMFRKMLDEGRAGDNVGCLLRGMKREDIERGQVLAKAGSITPHMKFEAEVYCLSKEEGGRHTPFFSGYRPQFYFRTTDVTGTANLIGAEMCMPGDNVRVTVELHKPIAMDNGVRFAIREGGKTVGSGVVTKIVE, encoded by the coding sequence ATGGCCAAGGATACTTTTGTGCGGACCAAGCCGCACTGTAACGTCGGAACGATCGGCCACATCGATCACGGAAAGACCACCACGACCGGTGCTCTCCTGTCGGTACAAGCCGCCAAGGGCCTCGCCCAGTTCAAGTCGTATTCGGATATCGCCAAGGGTGGTACCGTTCGCGACGCATCGAAGACCGTGACCATCGCTGTAGCCCACGTGGAATACGAGACCGTCAATCGCCACTACGCTCACATCGACTGCCCCGGCCACGCCGACTTTATTAAGAACATGATCACCGGTGCCGCCCAGATGGACGGCGCGATCCTGGTCGTGTCGGCTGCTGACGGCCCGATGCCACAAACCAAGGAACACGTGCTTCTCGCTCGTCAGGTGGACGTGCCTGCGATCGTTGTGTTCCTCAACAAGATCGACCTTGTCGACGATCCTGAATTGCTCGACCTCGTGGAAATCGAAATCCGCGAACTCCTCAGCAAGTACGGCTTCCCCGGCGACGAAATTCCAATCGTTCGTGGTTCGGCTCTCCCAGCCTACCAGAACCCATCGGATCCAGTCGCTTCGAAGTGCATCAGCGACCTGCTCGACGCCGTCGACAGCTACATCCCACAGCCAAAGCGCGAAGAAGACAAGCCATTCCTCATGGCTGTCGAAGACGTGTTCTCGATCGAAGGTCGCGGTACTGTCGCTACCGGTCGTATCGAACGTGGCGTGGTGAAGGTTGGCGACGAAATCGCCGTTATCGGTCTGAGCAAAGAACCTCAGAAGACGATCGTCACCGGTATCGAAATGTTCCGCAAAATGCTCGATGAAGGCCGCGCTGGCGACAACGTCGGCTGCCTTCTCCGTGGTATGAAGCGCGAAGATATCGAACGTGGTCAAGTGCTCGCCAAGGCTGGCTCGATCACCCCCCACATGAAGTTTGAAGCTGAAGTCTACTGCCTCTCGAAAGAAGAAGGTGGTCGTCACACCCCATTCTTCAGTGGCTACCGTCCTCAGTTCTACTTCCGCACGACCGACGTGACTGGAACCGCCAATCTGATTGGCGCCGAAATGTGCATGCCTGGCGATAACGTTCGCGTTACCGTCGAACTGCACAAGCCAATCGCTATGGACAACGGTGTTCGCTTCGCTATCCGCGAAGGTGGCAAGACCGTCGGTTCGGGCGTTGTGACGAAGATCGTCGAATAG